A stretch of DNA from Cannabis sativa cultivar Pink pepper isolate KNU-18-1 chromosome X, ASM2916894v1, whole genome shotgun sequence:
AGGAGCGAGTTAAGGTAGTGAGGCACATGTGGGATTTGTATACTCAGAGTAGAAGAACTCAATTGCCTCGATTTTGGCAAGAGGCTTTCGAAGCTGCTTACGAAAATTTGGTCAGTGATGTCCCTGCTCTCCGAGACTCTGCCTTCTCTGAGATTGCCAAGATCTCCATCCTCACCAATAATCTTGATCCTTTCCATCTTAAATCAACGGTTagttaatttgatttttcaattttgaacaagttttttcttcgtttttggATATTCTGATTTTAGGTAGTTAAATTTAAACTGTTAAGACTGATATTTACGCTATGCAATTCTCTCATTTTATTGACTTTAATAATTTGATTATGAAATTGAGTGATTTAAAAGTACAGATTAACTTGATTAAAATTTGATATGGATAAAGAAACCTTGTTGACCTTTTTTTTGGCGTTGAATTTCGCGTGATGCTTTGGTTGAGTTGACTtggattaaacaaaataaattaatgaaattatgaTCTCTGTATCTAATTAGCTCAGCTAGTAGAACTCTGtagaaataatataatttccacTGAATGGCTTTATTCGGAGAAGTGTTCAGTATAAATGTTTGAAAAGCTTTTGTTCTTAACAAACATTTTTggattttctttgtttattttatattttctttttgagaGAAACATGTTTGGATCTTATTTTATAATACTATAATAAGCAAATTGAGTTCTTAGGTggcatatatgatatataataagTGAAATTTGTTTAGGAATGGACTTAATAGTAAGTGAGAATGCTGACTGTCTTTTTTggctatattatattttaatattatgacatatatacatacaggtCAGTGTAGAATCGAAGAAAAAGTCCAAGCATACAGAGAAAAGAAAGGACTTAAAACCATCGAAGATGGTAGATCCCAAGTAGtttatatatgttataattGGGTTATACTTAGACATTGTGTTTGGGTAATTATGACTAGTCTCCTTCCtaataaacccagaaaaacgATTTGGGTTTTTAATGACTTCGTGTAATATGAATTCATACCTCTGTATTTtacaaaaggaaaatgtttctctaaagaaagagagaaaagaaagaaaaaaaagtgaaaagatAACTTATTGATGATCTTTGTTCATAGCAAATTTTCTTCAGATCGAATCAATGACATTATACATACagaaagccaaaaaaaaaaactatttttcattttctaaaaaataacaaattaaagcaATTACTTGGAAGAGAATAGAATAGGAATAAATTACTTGTTCAAGAGGGTAAGCCAGAAAACAatattgtcccacatggatCAAATGTAAGAATATTTAgccatatataaaaatatgggcTACTCTACTCATTTGATTCAAAATTGGTGAACAAAAATAGCCACCATCTTGGCAAACTCATGATCCAAATGTTGGATTGAGAAATTGGATTGAGAaattacatacatacatacctCCATCACAGTTGAGAAATACACGGGATAGCACATGCTTGACTTTGTAGAAATCCTCTCCTCTTTCGTCTACCCTTTCTTTGAATTGCTTAGCCATCTTTTTGATCACCATCTTCTTAAGCGTAGTAATGTATCTTAATCCATCCGAAACTCTCTTCAATCTACAACAATGGTTAATCTCCAAGTAATGAAGACTAGACAAAGCTCCTTCCTCAACCTTCCACTCTTTTAAGTCAAATACACATTTAATCTTGAGAGATTCCAATTGAGGGAAACCTCCTTCTGAGCACACCATCTCATGCCCCTTAAAGCTACTCATACCAATTGTGAGGACTCTTTAAACACGATAGTTTTTCCAGTGTTGCCATTGGATCATTCTCAAGACCACATTTACTCAAGCCTAACTTGATAAGGTTTTGAGAGAACTGGCTTGCTTCTGGTAATTTTATTATAGGCAACATCAATTTTAGCTTATAAATTCGAGGATATGATAGGAACAATATCTGTCATTTCGTGCCAGATTTCATTACCATTAGGATACACTTGTAAAGACAAAAGGCGATTGAATGTGACATTTGGGGGATCATGGTAAATTCTCCCCGAatctttaatttcttgagaTTTGTTAACTGCAGAAAATCACTCCTAGCAAGGTAAGTGATTGGAGCACCTACCAATGTTTGAAGATTTCCAACATTAGATAACTTCATCCCTCTACTAAAA
This window harbors:
- the LOC115700640 gene encoding uncharacterized protein LOC115700640, producing the protein MKDTDSQSLPMVTRRESPRPPVTRFFGKSSYKFWVIAAVLLLAFWSMFTGSVTLKWSTGNLSRIYDDFNSPTYDDDLDILEVEERVKVVRHMWDLYTQSRRTQLPRFWQEAFEAAYENLVSDVPALRDSAFSEIAKISILTNNLDPFHLKSTVSVESKKKSKHTEKRKDLKPSKMVDPK